In Brevibacillus brevis, a genomic segment contains:
- a CDS encoding helix-turn-helix domain-containing protein, protein MNQIKGAFSDEGNSCFWYDGIEVSSMIIREICTCPLEIVHDIIKGKWKTMIVFQLRNGNTTLAQLERDIDQITQKMLLQHLRELQSCGIVDKIRTEGYPLHVEYFLTDRGKRLLDAVMIMQEIGIEYMVEMGQTELLDRKGIPYQI, encoded by the coding sequence TTGAACCAGATCAAAGGTGCTTTTTCCGATGAAGGGAATTCCTGTTTTTGGTATGATGGCATAGAGGTGAGTTCCATGATCATTCGAGAGATATGTACCTGCCCACTGGAGATCGTTCATGACATTATCAAAGGCAAATGGAAAACCATGATCGTATTTCAATTGAGAAACGGGAATACGACCCTAGCTCAACTGGAGCGAGACATTGACCAGATCACCCAAAAGATGCTGTTGCAGCATTTAAGAGAACTTCAGTCTTGCGGGATCGTGGATAAAATCAGAACGGAAGGGTATCCGTTGCATGTCGAATACTTTCTTACGGACCGCGGGAAAAGGCTGTTAGATGCGGTAATGATTATGCAAGAGATCGGTATTGAATACATGGTGGAAATGGGTCAAACCGAACTTCTTGATCGCAAAGGCATCCCCTACCAAATTTGA
- a CDS encoding cysteine hydrolase family protein, with product MNTALVLVDIQNDYFKGGRNELFNPDQAASHAEEALSLFREKRLPIVHIQCVLLEENATFFLPDTEGINIHERVTPQSGEKVIVKHTPDSFFQTELQEHLESMDVTRLVVCGMMSHICIDSTVRTASRLGYEVILLGDACATRDLEWNGTVIPAKTVHDTFMASLQGTFAQVVSTSSLADMV from the coding sequence ATGAATACAGCGTTAGTGTTGGTGGACATTCAAAATGATTATTTTAAAGGGGGCAGAAATGAGTTATTCAATCCCGATCAAGCGGCAAGCCATGCCGAAGAAGCATTGTCGCTGTTCCGGGAAAAGCGTTTACCGATTGTTCATATCCAGTGTGTTCTTCTGGAGGAGAACGCCACCTTTTTCTTGCCCGATACCGAGGGGATCAACATTCACGAACGAGTAACTCCGCAATCCGGCGAAAAAGTGATCGTGAAGCATACTCCCGATAGCTTCTTTCAAACGGAATTGCAAGAACATCTTGAATCGATGGACGTAACGCGGTTAGTCGTTTGCGGCATGATGAGCCATATATGTATCGATTCGACTGTGAGAACGGCAAGTCGTTTGGGCTATGAAGTGATATTGCTCGGTGATGCGTGTGCCACCCGGGATTTAGAGTGGAATGGCACTGTGATTCCAGCAAAAACCGTCCATGATACGTTTATGGCATCCTTGCAAGGTACCTTTGCTCAAGTAGTGAGCACAAGCAGCCTTGCCGACATGGTTTAA
- the menC gene encoding o-succinylbenzoate synthase, which produces MKIERVDLQRIKIPLNSPFETSMGVETHKECILVRAYHGPHVGFGESVVMDVPVYNEEDVDTVWYMLEKYLIPQLFSREIEHPDDVSRMFSWMRRNHMAKAALEGAVWDLYARVNGMSLSQALGGTRSTIDVGVSIGIEPTVEKLLERVEGFIRDGYKKIKVKIKPGFDVEPMRAIRQKFGPDVPLMADANSAYTLQDIDMLKELDDFGLIMIEQPLAHDDIIDHATLQRELKTPICLDESIHTAEDARKAIELGSCRIINIKVGRVGGLTDAKKIHDLCQSKGIPVWCGGMLEAGIGRAHNIAIASLSNFSIPGDTSPSHRYFAEDIVTPLIDFAAPGVLDVPTAPGIGFAINEAAIRDALVEHKSYFANRQSTTTVIPNY; this is translated from the coding sequence ATGAAAATAGAACGCGTAGACTTGCAGCGCATCAAAATCCCGCTGAATTCGCCTTTTGAAACGAGCATGGGGGTCGAGACTCACAAGGAATGCATCCTCGTCCGCGCCTACCACGGCCCGCACGTCGGCTTTGGCGAGAGCGTCGTAATGGATGTCCCTGTCTACAACGAGGAAGACGTGGACACGGTTTGGTACATGCTGGAAAAGTATTTGATCCCGCAGCTTTTCTCCCGCGAAATCGAGCATCCCGACGACGTCTCCCGGATGTTCTCGTGGATGCGCCGAAATCACATGGCCAAGGCCGCGCTGGAGGGAGCCGTCTGGGATCTGTACGCACGGGTGAACGGCATGTCCCTCTCCCAGGCGTTGGGCGGCACGCGCAGCACGATCGACGTCGGGGTCAGCATCGGCATCGAGCCTACGGTGGAAAAGCTGCTTGAGCGCGTAGAAGGCTTCATCCGCGACGGCTACAAAAAAATCAAGGTGAAGATCAAGCCCGGCTTTGACGTCGAGCCGATGCGCGCGATTCGTCAGAAGTTCGGTCCGGATGTGCCCCTGATGGCCGACGCCAACTCGGCGTACACCTTACAGGACATCGATATGCTGAAGGAGCTGGACGACTTCGGGCTGATCATGATCGAACAGCCGCTGGCCCACGACGACATCATCGACCACGCGACCTTGCAGCGGGAGCTGAAGACGCCGATTTGCCTGGACGAAAGCATTCACACCGCAGAGGATGCGCGCAAAGCGATCGAACTGGGAAGCTGCCGGATCATCAACATCAAGGTCGGACGCGTCGGCGGATTGACTGACGCGAAGAAAATCCACGACCTGTGCCAGTCGAAGGGAATACCGGTCTGGTGCGGAGGCATGCTGGAGGCGGGCATCGGCCGGGCTCACAACATCGCCATCGCGTCCTTGTCCAACTTCTCGATTCCGGGCGACACCTCTCCGTCTCACCGCTACTTCGCAGAGGACATCGTCACCCCGCTGATCGATTTTGCCGCTCCTGGCGTTTTGGACGTGCCGACCGCCCCCGGCATCGGGTTTGCCATCAACGAAGCGGCGATCCGCGACGCCCTCGTCGAGCACAAGAGCTACTTTGCCAACCGCCAATCGACGACGACGGTCATACCGAACTATTGA
- a CDS encoding M20 peptidase aminoacylase family protein: MRTTIEQLRPAIFSLFDHLHQHPEVSWQERETTAFVADFLRKHDCTVTTFGDVPGVVGDYGPPGSFTVGVRADMDALWQEVDGEFRANHSCGHDAHMTMAMGVLMVLHAQNIKPPGRIRFIFQPAEETGDGALTLVNKQVVDDVDFLYGVHLRPIQEIPNGTAASAILHGAAGTISGHIQGSDAHGARPHLGVNAIEVAAAIVEQLKGIHLDPLIPYSVKMTQLSAGSKSTNIIPGSAHFHLDLRAQTNEAIDRLFSKVEHILQHIAHLYEVPLPYTITERVYAAEVHEEARLIMAEAISETLGADKLEPPISTPGAEDFHYYTKERPHLRATMLGLGCGLAPGLHHPQMTFDREALLAGIEILTRTVLRTFERHV; this comes from the coding sequence ATGCGTACTACTATCGAACAACTGCGTCCTGCCATCTTTTCACTGTTCGATCATCTGCACCAGCATCCGGAAGTGAGCTGGCAGGAGCGCGAGACTACCGCGTTTGTCGCCGATTTTTTGCGCAAGCACGATTGCACGGTCACCACCTTCGGGGACGTGCCGGGAGTCGTGGGGGACTACGGTCCTCCCGGTTCTTTTACAGTAGGTGTCCGGGCCGATATGGACGCCCTGTGGCAGGAGGTGGACGGGGAATTTCGAGCCAATCATTCCTGCGGCCACGACGCGCACATGACGATGGCAATGGGGGTGCTGATGGTCCTGCACGCCCAAAACATCAAGCCGCCTGGACGGATTCGGTTCATCTTTCAGCCGGCGGAAGAAACGGGAGACGGCGCTCTCACCCTCGTGAACAAACAAGTGGTGGACGACGTCGACTTTCTGTATGGCGTCCATCTGCGACCCATCCAGGAAATTCCGAACGGGACGGCTGCTTCTGCCATCCTTCACGGTGCGGCAGGAACCATCTCGGGCCATATCCAGGGCAGCGACGCACACGGTGCCCGGCCTCATCTCGGGGTAAATGCCATCGAGGTCGCCGCTGCGATCGTGGAACAGCTCAAGGGCATCCATCTGGACCCGCTCATCCCGTATTCCGTCAAAATGACGCAGCTGTCCGCTGGCAGCAAAAGCACCAATATCATTCCCGGGTCCGCCCACTTCCATCTGGATTTGCGGGCCCAGACGAACGAAGCCATCGACAGGCTGTTTTCCAAAGTCGAGCATATTTTGCAGCACATCGCTCACCTGTACGAGGTGCCTTTGCCGTACACGATCACCGAACGCGTGTATGCGGCGGAAGTGCATGAAGAAGCCCGGCTCATCATGGCCGAGGCGATTTCGGAGACGCTCGGTGCCGACAAGCTCGAACCGCCGATCTCCACTCCGGGTGCGGAAGACTTCCACTATTACACCAAGGAACGGCCCCATCTGCGGGCCACGATGCTCGGTCTCGGCTGCGGACTTGCTCCGGGCCTGCATCACCCGCAGATGACGTTTGACCGGGAAGCCTTGCTCGCCGGCATCGAAATCCTGACCCGGACCGTACTTCGGACATTTGAGCGGCACGTTTGA
- a CDS encoding AbgT family transporter, producing the protein MATQPISPAPAPNKAPAKKRFSVPHTYAILFIMIILAALASYVLPTGEFERMQDPASGKTIVVNGSYHPVESSPVGFFDMFKAIPDGMQKGAQIIFYIFIVSGVFGIIRSTGAIEAGIHKGVRHLEGREKLLIPASMFLFSIGGFTMGMAEESIIFVPIGIALARAMGFDAVTGTAMITMGAASGFMGGMLNPFTVGVAQSLAQLPLFSGLAFRAVVYVVVLGFAIWYVMRYAYKVKADPTQSVIYDVEKQAVSEQAEVDIPELNIRHKLVFLVIAAGLACNVYGVFEHGWFLTELTASFLIMGLVAGLIGGLSVNKLFDSFVAGARAVTFGALIVGFARAITVVLEDGKTIDTMINALTSMIGHLPDAINVMAMFLIQAVLNLFISSGSGQAATTMPIMVPIADLLGIQRQVAVLAFQYGDSVTNSIIPTSSALMGYLAVAGIPYEKWVKFIWKLLLGWAVIACVALITAVYIGIT; encoded by the coding sequence ATGGCTACACAACCTATTTCTCCGGCTCCCGCGCCGAACAAAGCGCCAGCCAAAAAACGCTTTTCCGTGCCTCATACGTACGCCATACTTTTTATCATGATCATTCTGGCTGCTCTGGCATCCTACGTGCTGCCAACCGGCGAGTTTGAGCGGATGCAGGACCCCGCTTCCGGCAAGACCATCGTCGTGAACGGCAGCTACCATCCCGTCGAGAGCAGCCCTGTCGGATTTTTCGACATGTTCAAGGCGATTCCGGACGGGATGCAGAAAGGCGCTCAAATCATCTTTTACATTTTTATCGTGAGCGGAGTCTTTGGCATCATTCGTTCGACGGGCGCGATCGAAGCCGGCATCCACAAAGGGGTGCGGCATCTGGAGGGGCGGGAAAAGCTGCTGATTCCTGCCTCGATGTTCCTCTTTTCCATCGGCGGCTTCACCATGGGGATGGCTGAGGAGAGCATCATTTTCGTGCCGATCGGCATCGCGCTGGCCCGGGCGATGGGCTTCGATGCCGTCACCGGTACGGCGATGATCACCATGGGGGCGGCGAGCGGCTTCATGGGCGGCATGCTCAACCCGTTTACCGTCGGGGTCGCGCAGTCCCTGGCCCAGCTCCCACTTTTCTCCGGACTGGCGTTCCGCGCCGTCGTCTACGTCGTCGTGCTCGGCTTCGCCATCTGGTATGTGATGCGCTACGCCTACAAGGTAAAGGCCGATCCGACCCAGAGCGTGATTTACGACGTAGAAAAACAGGCTGTCTCCGAACAGGCGGAAGTGGACATTCCGGAGCTGAACATCCGCCACAAGCTCGTGTTTCTCGTCATCGCCGCCGGACTGGCCTGCAACGTGTACGGCGTCTTCGAACACGGCTGGTTCCTGACCGAGCTGACCGCCTCCTTCCTGATCATGGGATTGGTCGCGGGTCTCATTGGCGGACTTTCCGTCAACAAGCTGTTTGACTCGTTCGTAGCTGGTGCCAGGGCAGTTACGTTCGGCGCCTTGATCGTCGGCTTCGCGCGAGCCATTACGGTCGTGCTCGAAGACGGCAAGACGATCGACACGATGATCAACGCCCTGACCTCGATGATTGGCCATTTGCCCGACGCGATCAACGTCATGGCCATGTTCCTGATTCAGGCGGTGCTCAACCTGTTCATTTCGTCGGGAAGCGGTCAGGCCGCCACGACGATGCCGATCATGGTTCCGATCGCCGACTTGCTGGGCATCCAGCGCCAAGTGGCCGTCCTCGCCTTCCAGTACGGCGATTCGGTCACCAACTCGATCATCCCGACCTCCTCGGCTCTGATGGGTTATTTGGCCGTCGCCGGTATTCCGTACGAAAAGTGGGTCAAATTCATCTGGAAGCTACTTCTGGGCTGGGCAGTAATCGCCTGCGTGGCGCTGATCACAGCCGTCTACATCGGCATCACCTGA
- a CDS encoding sigma 54-interacting transcriptional regulator: MDNTIVLIAKGTDTLDFLLKELKAYFEPYCQVIGYASHQYIPDLRGAAHIFLTTKSPELYTIARQAVADEVPITVLNRFFELEKIKALMQIPPGTTVPVMNNSPVTAQEVIQNLREANVDHLHYIPFHPGCTFDDPSIRYAVIMSIPDVPPPPHIEVIDLGFRKIHIHDLIDIGRKVGVPVEWERAYLSAFIAEMSELAKLLGTSYAEVQKLNSQLQSTFQAVRDPIVACNQQGQITFINDVAIELFCPHAADVVGQSYTVLAEHSFLEPFFEQEGEGDTLITIRHKQFFVSSQSIRGRQERLGFVCTLKDVTELQRLKTQLVQRGHTATYSFADIKGKSAPIQKAIDVSKKMAKNNQTILLLGENGTGKELFAHAIHQHSLRNNGPFVAINCASLPENLLESELFGYEDGAFTGARKGGKPGLFEQADGGTIFLDEVGDISPAIQVKLLRVLQEKQVIRVGGTSVLSVDCRVIAATNRDLEQAIEQGQFREDLFYRLAVLPIEIPSLRERISDLPLLIEDHLQSKGIRKSCSPEVMELLYSHDWRGNIRELKNVLDYAIAVCEKPAITIEDLPKRFTDRLAQKAMAASSAFCATDDRDVDLLLCLYQYSVTGKPVGRYQLAHSPALRSTGWTESSLRGKLKQLEERGLVRSGTTRQGTSITRDGIELLRSLSRI, translated from the coding sequence ATGGACAACACGATCGTTTTGATTGCCAAAGGCACGGATACGCTTGACTTTTTGCTGAAGGAACTGAAAGCATACTTCGAGCCGTACTGTCAGGTCATCGGCTACGCCAGCCACCAGTACATTCCTGACTTGCGGGGAGCTGCGCACATTTTCCTCACCACCAAATCGCCGGAGCTGTACACAATTGCGAGACAGGCCGTCGCCGACGAAGTACCGATCACGGTCCTGAACCGCTTTTTCGAGCTGGAGAAAATCAAGGCGTTGATGCAGATCCCGCCGGGTACGACTGTCCCGGTCATGAACAATTCGCCTGTCACCGCGCAGGAGGTCATCCAAAACCTGCGGGAGGCAAACGTGGACCACCTCCATTACATCCCGTTTCATCCCGGCTGCACGTTTGACGATCCAAGCATACGCTACGCCGTGATCATGAGCATTCCGGATGTGCCGCCGCCGCCCCATATCGAAGTGATCGACCTTGGCTTTCGCAAGATCCACATACACGACCTGATCGACATCGGGCGCAAGGTGGGCGTACCGGTGGAATGGGAGCGGGCGTACTTGTCCGCCTTCATCGCCGAAATGTCCGAATTGGCCAAACTGCTGGGCACGTCGTACGCCGAGGTGCAAAAGCTCAACAGCCAGCTGCAGTCGACATTCCAGGCCGTGCGCGATCCGATCGTCGCCTGCAACCAGCAGGGCCAAATCACGTTCATCAACGATGTCGCCATCGAGCTCTTCTGCCCGCATGCAGCGGACGTCGTGGGTCAGTCCTACACCGTGCTGGCGGAGCACTCCTTCCTCGAACCGTTTTTCGAGCAGGAAGGCGAGGGCGACACCCTGATCACGATTCGGCACAAACAGTTTTTCGTCAGCAGCCAGAGCATCCGCGGACGGCAGGAGCGGCTTGGCTTCGTCTGCACGCTGAAGGATGTCACCGAGCTGCAGCGCCTGAAGACCCAGCTCGTCCAGCGGGGGCATACCGCCACGTACTCGTTTGCGGACATCAAAGGAAAAAGCGCGCCGATCCAGAAAGCGATCGACGTCAGCAAGAAAATGGCAAAAAACAATCAGACGATATTGCTGCTGGGAGAAAACGGGACAGGAAAAGAGCTGTTCGCCCATGCCATCCATCAGCATTCGCTGCGCAATAACGGCCCGTTCGTCGCCATCAACTGCGCCTCCCTGCCGGAAAACCTTCTGGAGAGCGAGCTGTTCGGCTATGAAGACGGCGCATTTACCGGCGCTCGCAAAGGGGGCAAGCCCGGACTGTTCGAGCAGGCCGACGGCGGTACGATCTTCCTCGACGAGGTCGGAGATATTTCCCCTGCCATCCAGGTGAAGCTCTTGCGCGTGCTTCAGGAAAAGCAGGTGATCCGCGTGGGCGGGACCAGCGTACTGTCCGTCGATTGCCGCGTGATTGCCGCTACCAACCGCGATCTGGAACAGGCGATCGAGCAAGGCCAGTTCCGCGAAGACCTGTTTTACCGGCTCGCCGTATTGCCGATCGAAATCCCGTCGCTGCGGGAGCGGATCAGCGACCTGCCCCTCCTGATCGAGGACCATTTGCAAAGCAAGGGGATCCGCAAGAGCTGTTCCCCTGAAGTGATGGAGCTGCTTTACAGCCACGACTGGCGCGGCAACATCCGGGAGCTGAAAAACGTGTTGGACTACGCCATCGCCGTGTGCGAAAAGCCCGCCATCACCATCGAGGACCTGCCCAAGCGATTCACGGATCGACTCGCCCAAAAGGCAATGGCCGCATCGTCCGCCTTTTGCGCCACCGACGACAGGGACGTGGACCTGCTCCTCTGCCTGTACCAGTATTCCGTCACAGGCAAGCCTGTCGGGCGCTACCAGCTCGCCCATTCCCCTGCTCTGCGCTCCACGGGCTGGACAGAGAGCAGTCTGCGGGGCAAGCTCAAGCAGCTGGAAGAGCGCGGACTGGTGCGCTCCGGTACGACGCGGCAAGGCACTTCGATTACGAGAGACGGCATCGAACTTCTGCGCAGCCTCTCTCGCATTTAG
- a CDS encoding LytTR family DNA-binding domain-containing protein — translation MENTLVPEVLQMIGEVVPDGVSIAISDGSQYLYYQPSSTIDLKIAPGDRVPVGSATYKALQEMGKVGHYVESRVFGVPYYGLSLPLVSQGQVMGCITAIYAPQALPLPAQEPRISFLIGKTDDGWLPLSLHDIVYISSRDGRTFLHTNNGSYANKYSMAELETLLPAGQFVRCHRSYFVNMESIGFIHPHFHSTFLLEMKDKQKTRVPVSQTYASSFRQLLGF, via the coding sequence ATGGAGAACACTTTGGTTCCAGAAGTGTTGCAAATGATCGGCGAAGTCGTGCCGGACGGGGTATCGATCGCCATATCTGACGGTTCGCAGTACCTCTATTATCAGCCCAGTTCTACCATCGATCTGAAAATTGCGCCGGGTGACCGGGTGCCGGTCGGCTCCGCTACGTACAAGGCGCTGCAGGAAATGGGGAAAGTGGGTCATTACGTGGAGAGCCGCGTATTCGGCGTGCCCTACTACGGCCTGTCTCTGCCGCTGGTGAGCCAGGGGCAAGTCATGGGGTGTATTACGGCCATTTACGCGCCGCAGGCATTGCCTCTGCCTGCGCAGGAGCCTCGCATTTCCTTTTTGATCGGAAAAACCGACGACGGCTGGCTGCCGCTGTCGCTTCACGATATCGTCTACATCAGCTCCAGGGACGGAAGGACGTTTTTGCACACGAACAACGGCTCCTATGCCAACAAATACTCGATGGCCGAGCTGGAGACGCTTTTGCCGGCCGGTCAGTTCGTGCGCTGTCACCGTTCCTATTTCGTGAATATGGAATCGATCGGATTCATCCATCCACACTTCCATTCCACCTTTTTGCTGGAGATGAAGGACAAGCAAAAAACGCGCGTGCCGGTCAGCCAGACGTACGCCAGCTCTTTCCGCCAGCTGCTCGGCTTTTGA
- a CDS encoding acetyl-CoA hydrolase/transferase family protein codes for MWERLRDKRMADKVVTAEEAAGWIENGMTIGLSGFTRAGDSKLVPVTLAERVKRDNQPFKVNVYTGASLGSEVDTVMAEADMVLKRLPFQTDATMRKKINDGSILFVDQHLSHTAELIRAGVMGPIDYAIVEAVAVTEDGMIIPSTSVGNSNIFVEQAKHVIIELNMAQTTELEGVHDVYTPGPQGMRGPIPLVSIDQRIGTLGIPVDPDKVRGIVITNMEDSPSTIVQPDEETAQIAAHLINFLREEVKAGRLTEKLAPLQSGIGSVANAVFQGFLDSEFNDLEVYSEVLQDSVFELMDAGKISFASGCSITLTADMAKHVFGNFAKYRDKLVLRPQEITNHPEIIRRLGLISINTALEADIYGNVNSTNVSGTKMMNGIGGSGDFARNARLGIFVTKSIAKDGKISSIVPFASHVDHTEHDVDIIVTEQGLADLRGLAPRERALKIIENCAHPLYKDQLRAYYEEALTRGGHTPHVLEKAFSWHARFAEEGTMLEKKPALSR; via the coding sequence ATGTGGGAACGCTTACGCGATAAACGGATGGCGGATAAAGTCGTGACGGCGGAGGAAGCAGCCGGCTGGATCGAGAATGGCATGACGATCGGGCTAAGTGGTTTTACGCGTGCAGGGGATTCCAAACTCGTGCCGGTCACACTGGCAGAACGGGTCAAACGCGACAATCAACCTTTTAAAGTGAACGTATATACAGGCGCATCGTTGGGATCGGAAGTCGATACCGTCATGGCGGAAGCGGACATGGTGCTCAAGCGTCTGCCGTTTCAGACGGATGCCACCATGCGCAAAAAAATCAATGACGGCAGCATCCTGTTTGTGGACCAGCACTTGTCGCATACTGCGGAGCTGATCCGAGCGGGAGTCATGGGACCGATCGATTACGCGATTGTGGAAGCGGTTGCAGTTACAGAGGACGGGATGATCATTCCTTCCACTTCGGTGGGCAATTCGAACATCTTTGTGGAACAGGCCAAGCACGTCATTATCGAGCTGAACATGGCGCAGACGACAGAGCTGGAAGGCGTGCACGATGTGTACACGCCAGGGCCGCAAGGGATGCGCGGGCCGATTCCGCTCGTTTCGATCGACCAACGGATCGGAACGCTCGGCATCCCGGTCGATCCTGACAAGGTGAGAGGGATCGTCATCACCAACATGGAAGACTCGCCTTCGACGATTGTACAGCCGGATGAAGAAACGGCCCAGATCGCAGCGCACCTGATCAACTTCCTGCGAGAAGAAGTCAAAGCCGGACGCCTGACCGAAAAGCTGGCGCCGCTGCAATCCGGGATCGGCTCGGTGGCGAACGCCGTGTTCCAAGGCTTCCTGGACTCCGAGTTCAACGATCTCGAGGTGTACTCCGAAGTGCTCCAGGACTCGGTCTTTGAACTGATGGACGCCGGAAAAATTTCCTTCGCTTCGGGCTGCTCCATCACGCTGACGGCCGATATGGCGAAGCACGTCTTCGGAAACTTCGCGAAGTATCGCGACAAGCTGGTACTCCGCCCGCAGGAAATCACCAACCATCCGGAAATCATTCGCCGTCTGGGTCTGATCTCCATCAATACCGCACTGGAAGCGGACATCTACGGAAACGTCAACTCCACCAACGTCTCCGGTACGAAAATGATGAACGGCATCGGCGGCTCCGGCGATTTTGCCCGCAACGCCCGACTCGGCATCTTCGTCACGAAGTCCATCGCGAAGGACGGCAAGATCTCCAGTATCGTGCCGTTTGCCTCCCACGTGGACCACACGGAGCACGATGTAGACATCATCGTCACGGAGCAAGGGCTGGCCGACCTGCGTGGACTGGCGCCTCGCGAACGTGCGCTGAAAATCATCGAAAACTGTGCGCATCCGCTGTACAAGGACCAACTGCGGGCATACTACGAGGAAGCGCTGACTCGCGGAGGACACACGCCGCACGTACTCGAAAAAGCATTTTCCTGGCATGCGCGCTTTGCCGAGGAAGGAACCATGCTGGAGAAAAAGCCGGCATTGAGTCGCTAA
- a CDS encoding MerR family transcriptional regulator — protein sequence MLISQLSKLTGVSPRSIRHYEKKNLLSSNRLRNAYREFDESAITRIKTIQLYLSFGLTTDEIAEILKCEDNLHEMDMYCEEMLEPYVAKLHEVKNQMNMLASVHQQLEKQINQIKENLSPICRQ from the coding sequence ATGCTGATCAGCCAACTGTCAAAACTAACCGGTGTAAGTCCGAGGTCCATTCGGCATTATGAAAAGAAAAACTTGCTTTCCTCCAATCGCCTTAGGAATGCGTATCGGGAATTCGATGAATCTGCTATCACGAGAATCAAAACCATTCAGTTGTATTTGAGTTTTGGTTTAACTACCGATGAGATAGCAGAAATTTTAAAATGCGAGGATAACCTGCATGAAATGGACATGTATTGCGAAGAAATGCTGGAACCATATGTAGCGAAACTACATGAAGTCAAAAACCAAATGAACATGTTGGCTTCAGTTCACCAACAGTTGGAAAAGCAAATCAACCAGATCAAAGAAAACCTTTCACCAATATGTAGGCAATGA
- a CDS encoding MFS transporter yields MKSNDRQKQAQDKNKTSWGVLLVLCGAIFLEGIDVSMLGVALPSIRADLGMSTSSLQWVVSAYVLGYGGFMLLGGRAADLFGRRRMFLFWLTVFLVFSGLGGFATNGWVLILARFMTGVSAAFMTPAGLSIITTSFSEGVQRNKALSIYAGTAAGGFSLGLVAGGMLTELSWRWVFFGPVIFSFIILVAGYRLIKNTGSPEQSGQGFDLAGAISLTVAMLLLVFAVVESPNIGSNWTIGTLAASAVLFAVFVAVEKRTASPLVRLGILRSGSLIRANLGGMLFAGSFFGFQFITVLYLQELRGWSSLETGLALLAIGIDAVLSPTLTPRLVSRFGNVRVIFWGFCLAAVAYTLFMLKGLDSIYAVMLPFLLLVGFAFALAYGPLTIAATDGIREEEQGLAGGLFNTSFQFGAALGLALVTTVYVSASGAAGMPQADLNSFRTALIVPVAGVVLGAVTVAFGFRKRTKSTKEVHIS; encoded by the coding sequence GTGAAAAGTAATGACCGTCAAAAGCAAGCTCAGGATAAGAATAAAACATCGTGGGGGGTACTGCTCGTATTGTGCGGTGCCATCTTTCTGGAAGGGATCGACGTATCCATGCTCGGAGTAGCACTGCCGTCGATCCGAGCTGACCTGGGCATGTCAACCAGTTCTCTTCAATGGGTGGTAAGTGCTTACGTACTTGGCTACGGTGGTTTCATGCTGCTGGGAGGGCGAGCCGCTGATCTGTTCGGCAGGAGAAGAATGTTCCTTTTCTGGCTAACCGTATTTCTGGTTTTCTCGGGACTCGGCGGATTTGCAACCAACGGCTGGGTCCTGATTCTAGCCCGATTCATGACGGGAGTGAGTGCTGCATTCATGACACCCGCCGGTCTGTCCATTATCACGACGAGCTTCAGCGAAGGAGTGCAACGCAACAAGGCCCTTTCCATCTATGCCGGCACGGCTGCGGGAGGCTTCTCACTAGGTCTTGTTGCAGGAGGTATGCTGACGGAGCTTAGCTGGCGGTGGGTATTCTTCGGCCCTGTGATATTCTCGTTCATCATTCTCGTTGCGGGTTATAGACTTATCAAGAATACTGGCAGTCCTGAACAATCTGGGCAAGGCTTCGACTTGGCCGGGGCAATCAGTCTGACAGTGGCGATGCTACTCCTCGTCTTCGCGGTGGTGGAATCGCCTAACATCGGGTCGAATTGGACGATCGGCACACTTGCTGCAAGTGCTGTTTTATTCGCAGTCTTCGTGGCTGTCGAGAAGCGGACCGCTTCACCACTGGTGCGTCTCGGTATACTTCGCTCGGGCTCACTGATACGCGCCAACCTCGGCGGTATGTTGTTCGCGGGCTCGTTCTTTGGGTTTCAGTTCATTACCGTTCTCTACTTGCAAGAGCTGCGAGGCTGGTCATCGTTAGAAACAGGACTCGCTCTCTTGGCTATCGGAATTGATGCCGTACTATCGCCGACCCTCACTCCAAGGCTTGTGAGCCGTTTCGGCAATGTCCGTGTCATCTTCTGGGGCTTTTGCCTTGCCGCCGTAGCTTACACGTTGTTCATGCTGAAAGGCCTCGACTCGATCTACGCAGTAATGTTACCCTTCCTGTTACTGGTGGGCTTTGCATTTGCACTTGCCTACGGACCACTCACAATCGCCGCTACTGACGGCATTAGAGAAGAAGAGCAGGGGCTTGCGGGAGGGCTTTTTAACACATCATTCCAGTTCGGCGCGGCACTCGGGCTCGCTCTTGTTACCACGGTCTACGTCAGTGCCTCGGGAGCAGCGGGAATGCCTCAGGCGGATCTCAACAGCTTCCGTACAGCTCTGATCGTACCGGTCGCCGGCGTCGTTTTGGGCGCAGTTACTGTCGCCTTTGGTTTTCGCAAGCGTACCAAATCGACCAAGGAAGTTCATATTTCTTGA